The proteins below are encoded in one region of Paracoccus sp. N5:
- the purL gene encoding phosphoribosylformylglycinamidine synthase subunit PurL, with the protein MLEPQITQELIAAHGLKPDEYQRILEIIGREPTFTELGIFSAMWNEHCSYKSSKKWLRTLPTTGPQVICGPGENAGVVDIGDGQAVVFKMESHNHPSYIEPHQGAATGVGGILRDVFTMGARPIAAMDSLSFGRPEHPKTAHLVKGVVEGIGAYGNAFGVPNVGGEVRFHASYDGNCLVNAFAAGLADADKIFYSAASGVGMPVVYLGAKTGRDGVGGATMASAEFDDTIEEKRPTVQVGDPFTEKCLLEACLELMQTDSVISIQDMGAAGLTCSAVEMGDKGGLGIKLVLDAVPQRETAMTAYEMMLSESQERMLMVLKPEKEAEARAIFEKWDLDFAIVGETIAEDRFLIVHGNEVKADLPLSKLSSSAPEYDRPWVPTPAAAPMPSLPAIQPIAALRALIGSPSHAHKAWVWEQYDTQVGADTVRRPGLGAGVVRVHGSGKALAFTSDVTPRYVKANPHEGGKQAVAEAYRNLSACGALPLATTDNLNFGNPEKPEIMGQLVGAIKGIGEACAALDFPIVSGNVSLYNETDGKGILPTPTIGGVGLIANLDDLIAGLPAEGDLALVLGETAGHLGQSALAAEAFGIEAGDAPPVDLAAERKHGEFIRAHGKLFSAATDLSDGGLALAAFELAEAAGLGVTLDAAEIGQLFGEDQARYLVACTAENAAKLAEAAQAAGVPLARVGRFGGDRVTLGGDSAPLAELSQLYRGAFEKALNLELA; encoded by the coding sequence ATGCTAGAACCGCAGATCACCCAGGAATTGATCGCCGCGCATGGCCTCAAGCCCGACGAATACCAGCGCATCCTCGAGATCATCGGCCGCGAGCCGACGTTCACCGAGCTCGGCATCTTTTCGGCCATGTGGAACGAGCATTGCTCCTACAAGTCGTCGAAGAAGTGGCTGCGCACCCTGCCCACCACCGGCCCGCAGGTGATCTGCGGCCCGGGCGAGAATGCGGGCGTGGTGGACATCGGCGACGGCCAGGCCGTGGTCTTCAAGATGGAGAGCCACAATCATCCGAGCTATATCGAGCCGCATCAGGGCGCCGCGACCGGCGTCGGCGGCATCCTGCGCGATGTCTTCACCATGGGCGCCCGGCCCATCGCCGCCATGGATTCGCTGAGCTTCGGCCGGCCCGAGCATCCCAAGACCGCGCATCTGGTCAAGGGCGTGGTCGAGGGCATCGGCGCCTATGGCAATGCCTTCGGCGTGCCGAACGTGGGCGGCGAGGTGCGCTTCCATGCCTCTTATGACGGCAATTGCCTGGTCAATGCCTTTGCGGCCGGTCTCGCCGATGCCGACAAGATCTTTTATTCCGCCGCCTCGGGCGTCGGCATGCCGGTGGTCTATCTGGGCGCCAAGACCGGCCGCGACGGCGTCGGCGGCGCCACCATGGCCAGTGCCGAGTTCGACGACACCATCGAGGAAAAGCGCCCCACGGTGCAGGTCGGCGACCCCTTCACCGAGAAATGCCTGCTGGAGGCCTGCCTGGAGCTGATGCAGACCGACAGCGTGATCTCGATCCAGGACATGGGCGCGGCGGGGCTGACCTGCTCGGCCGTCGAGATGGGCGACAAGGGCGGCCTGGGCATCAAGCTGGTGCTGGACGCCGTGCCGCAACGCGAAACCGCGATGACGGCTTACGAGATGATGCTGTCCGAGAGCCAGGAGCGCATGCTCATGGTGCTGAAGCCCGAAAAGGAGGCCGAGGCACGGGCGATCTTCGAGAAATGGGACCTGGATTTCGCCATCGTCGGCGAAACCATCGCCGAAGACCGCTTCCTGATCGTCCATGGCAACGAGGTCAAGGCCGACCTGCCGCTGTCGAAACTGTCGTCCAGCGCGCCGGAATATGACCGGCCCTGGGTGCCGACCCCGGCGGCGGCGCCAATGCCTTCGCTGCCGGCGATCCAGCCCATCGCGGCGCTGCGGGCGCTGATCGGCTCGCCCAGCCATGCCCACAAGGCCTGGGTCTGGGAGCAATACGACACCCAGGTCGGCGCCGACACCGTGCGCCGCCCGGGCCTGGGCGCCGGCGTGGTGCGGGTGCATGGCAGCGGCAAGGCGCTGGCCTTCACCAGCGACGTGACCCCGCGCTATGTCAAGGCGAACCCCCATGAGGGCGGCAAGCAGGCGGTGGCCGAGGCCTATCGCAACCTCTCGGCCTGCGGCGCGCTGCCCCTGGCCACGACCGACAACCTGAACTTCGGCAATCCCGAGAAGCCCGAGATCATGGGCCAGCTCGTCGGCGCCATCAAGGGCATCGGCGAGGCCTGCGCGGCGCTGGATTTCCCCATCGTTTCGGGCAACGTCTCGCTTTACAACGAAACCGACGGCAAGGGCATCTTGCCGACCCCGACCATCGGCGGCGTCGGGCTGATCGCCAATCTGGACGATCTGATCGCCGGTCTGCCCGCCGAGGGCGACCTGGCGCTGGTCCTGGGCGAGACGGCCGGCCACCTGGGCCAGTCGGCGCTGGCGGCCGAGGCCTTCGGCATCGAGGCGGGCGATGCCCCGCCCGTCGATCTGGCGGCCGAGCGCAAGCATGGCGAATTCATCCGCGCCCATGGCAAGCTGTTCAGCGCCGCGACCGACCTGTCGGATGGCGGGCTGGCGCTGGCGGCCTTTGAACTGGCCGAGGCGGCCGGGCTGGGCGTGACGCTGGATGCCGCCGAGATCGGCCAACTCTTCGGCGAGGATCAGGCCCGCTACCTGGTTGCCTGCACCGCCGAGAATGCCGCCAAGCTGGCCGAGGCTGCCCAGGCGGCTGGCGTGCCCCTGGCGCGCGTCGGTCGCTTCGGCGGCGATCGGGTGACGCTGGGCGGAGACAGCGCCCCGTTGGCGGAACTGTCGCAGCTGTATCGCGGCGCCTTCGAAAAGGCCCTGAACCTGGAACTGGCCTGA
- a CDS encoding cysteine desulfurase, with protein MSFDIDTVRADFPILSTQVNGRPLVYLDNGASAQKPRQVIDAMTRAYEGEYANVHRGLHYLSNLATENYERVRSIIARFLHAPHEDEVIFTSGATEGINLVSYGWAAPRLQAGDEILLSVLEHHANIVPWHFLRERQGVQLKWVEPEPDGSLPAEKVLAAVGPRTKLIAVTHMSNVTGTVVDVGAIARGTSVPVLADGSQASVHMPVDVGALGVDFYCITGHKLYGPSGSGAIWIRRERQAEMRPFMGGGDMIRTVTRDTVDYADPPLRFEAGTPGIVNQIGLGAALEYLMGLGMENIAAHERDLRDYARERLRSLNWLAMQGDAPDKGAIFSLTMQGAHAHDISTILDKRGIAVRAGTHCAMPLLDFFGVSATARASFAMYNTRAEVDALVDGLGFCHELFA; from the coding sequence ATGAGCTTCGACATCGACACGGTCCGGGCCGATTTCCCGATCCTGTCCACGCAGGTCAACGGCCGCCCGCTGGTCTATCTGGACAATGGCGCCAGCGCGCAGAAGCCGCGCCAGGTGATCGACGCCATGACCCGCGCCTATGAGGGAGAATATGCCAATGTCCACCGGGGCTTGCATTATCTCTCGAACCTCGCGACCGAGAATTACGAGCGGGTGCGCAGCATCATCGCCCGTTTCCTGCATGCGCCACACGAGGATGAGGTGATCTTCACCTCGGGCGCGACCGAGGGCATCAACCTGGTCTCCTATGGCTGGGCCGCGCCGCGGCTGCAGGCCGGCGACGAGATCCTGCTGTCGGTGCTGGAGCATCACGCCAATATCGTGCCCTGGCATTTCCTGCGCGAGCGCCAGGGCGTGCAGTTGAAATGGGTCGAGCCCGAGCCCGACGGCAGCCTGCCGGCCGAGAAGGTGCTGGCCGCCGTGGGGCCCAGGACGAAGCTGATCGCCGTCACCCATATGTCGAACGTGACCGGCACCGTGGTCGATGTCGGCGCCATCGCGCGCGGAACCTCGGTGCCGGTGCTGGCCGATGGCAGCCAGGCCTCGGTGCACATGCCGGTGGACGTGGGCGCGCTCGGCGTCGATTTCTACTGCATCACCGGGCACAAGCTCTATGGCCCCTCGGGCTCGGGCGCGATCTGGATCCGCCGCGAACGCCAGGCCGAGATGCGGCCCTTCATGGGCGGCGGCGACATGATCCGCACCGTGACCCGCGACACGGTCGATTACGCCGATCCGCCGCTGCGCTTCGAGGCCGGCACCCCCGGCATCGTCAACCAGATCGGGTTGGGCGCGGCGCTGGAATATCTGATGGGCCTCGGGATGGAGAACATCGCCGCGCATGAGCGGGACTTGCGCGACTATGCCCGCGAGCGGCTGCGCAGCCTGAACTGGCTGGCCATGCAGGGCGATGCGCCGGACAAGGGCGCGATCTTTTCGCTGACCATGCAGGGCGCGCATGCGCATGACATCTCGACGATCCTCGACAAGCGCGGCATCGCCGTCCGGGCCGGGACGCATTGCGCCATGCCGCTTCTGGACTTCTTCGGCGTCTCGGCCACGGCGCGGGCGAGCTTTGCCATGTACAACACCCGGGCCGAGGTCGATGCGCTGGTGGACGGTTTGGGCTTCTGTCACGAGCTTTTCGCCTGA
- a CDS encoding Yip1 family protein, protein MTSGDLGDLVVLTLRRPEAALQVLRRLALPMSARWTLLLLAVTLSTLLACLSLMLFPVEFDNALSRLLSHPLTLAGVQFGAMVVSALMMAQVGRWFGGQGDFADALLVVAWVELLLVGLQAVQLVMTLLFPATAALLSILAFGLFLYLAVTMTKALHGFTSTAKVVVGLVGSLFVLGFVLSLFAAAFGIVPEVTP, encoded by the coding sequence ATGACTTCGGGCGATCTTGGCGATCTGGTGGTGCTGACCCTGCGCAGGCCCGAGGCGGCGCTGCAGGTGCTGCGCCGGCTGGCGCTGCCCATGTCGGCGCGCTGGACGCTGCTGCTGCTGGCGGTGACGCTGTCCACGCTGCTCGCCTGCCTGTCGCTGATGCTGTTCCCGGTCGAGTTCGACAATGCGCTGTCGCGCCTGCTGTCGCATCCGCTGACGCTGGCCGGGGTGCAGTTCGGCGCCATGGTCGTCTCGGCGCTGATGATGGCACAGGTCGGCCGCTGGTTCGGCGGCCAGGGCGATTTCGCCGATGCGCTGCTGGTCGTGGCCTGGGTCGAACTGCTGCTGGTCGGGTTGCAGGCGGTGCAACTGGTAATGACGCTGCTGTTCCCGGCCACGGCGGCGCTGCTTTCGATCCTGGCCTTCGGGCTGTTCCTCTATCTTGCCGTGACCATGACCAAGGCACTGCACGGCTTCACCAGCACCGCCAAGGTGGTGGTGGGCCTGGTCGGCAGCCTGTTCGTCCTGGGCTTCGTGCTGTCGCTTTTCGCGGCGGCCTTCGGCATCGTCCCCGAGGTGACTCCATGA
- a CDS encoding SufD family Fe-S cluster assembly protein — translation MADTAVLSAQTPAVEGKARPGASALSARLEALDLPQGGFTAAARRDAAERLASMGLPGARDEYWRYTDPAPFNAPRPEPLAVPARDASLFSDIDRLTLVFVDGVFDAAASDDLSAEGLQIESLAAADRGADHWAAGLYGTLEAAGQVPVKRPFAVLNTLAARDGLLIRVTGPVSRPLHVLYRRQDAAADVVLHHVVKLEPGAELTLLETGGIGARSNTMLEVDLAEGARFHHISSKRADDAKLGIGHIFARVGEGALFKSFALSVNGRMMRNEGVIEIAGDDAVAHIAAAVLGDGDEGAFHHDDTVFITHAAERCESRQVFKKVLKNGAHGIFQGKILVKPGAQKTDGYQISQGLLLDEGSQFLAKPELEIYADDVKCSHGSTTGALDETAMFYLRSRGVPREQAIVLLVLSFLADALAEIENDGLRDAILVRLDEWLTSRARG, via the coding sequence ATGGCGGACACGGCTGTTCTGTCGGCCCAGACCCCGGCGGTCGAGGGCAAGGCACGGCCCGGCGCCTCGGCGCTGTCGGCCCGGCTTGAGGCGCTGGACCTGCCGCAGGGCGGGTTCACCGCAGCCGCGCGCCGGGATGCGGCCGAGCGGCTCGCTTCCATGGGCCTGCCCGGCGCCCGCGACGAATACTGGCGCTATACCGACCCCGCGCCCTTCAACGCCCCGCGCCCCGAGCCGCTGGCGGTGCCGGCGCGCGATGCCTCGCTGTTCAGCGACATCGACCGGCTGACGCTGGTTTTCGTCGACGGCGTCTTCGATGCCGCCGCCTCGGACGATCTGTCGGCCGAGGGCTTGCAGATCGAAAGCCTCGCCGCTGCCGACAGGGGTGCCGACCATTGGGCGGCCGGGCTTTACGGCACGCTGGAGGCCGCCGGCCAGGTCCCGGTCAAGCGGCCCTTCGCGGTGCTGAACACGCTCGCCGCCCGCGACGGGCTGTTGATCCGTGTCACCGGCCCGGTCTCGCGCCCGCTGCATGTGCTTTACCGCCGCCAGGACGCGGCGGCGGACGTGGTGCTCCACCATGTCGTCAAGCTCGAACCCGGCGCCGAGCTGACGCTGCTGGAAACCGGCGGCATCGGCGCCCGCTCGAACACGATGCTCGAGGTGGATCTGGCCGAGGGCGCGCGCTTCCACCACATCTCCAGCAAGCGCGCCGATGACGCCAAGCTGGGCATCGGCCATATTTTCGCCCGCGTGGGCGAGGGCGCGCTGTTCAAGTCCTTCGCGCTGTCGGTCAACGGCCGGATGATGCGCAACGAGGGCGTGATCGAGATCGCCGGCGACGATGCCGTGGCCCATATCGCCGCCGCCGTTCTGGGCGATGGCGACGAGGGTGCCTTCCACCACGACGACACCGTCTTCATCACCCATGCCGCCGAACGCTGCGAAAGCCGCCAGGTGTTCAAGAAGGTGCTGAAGAACGGCGCGCATGGCATTTTCCAGGGCAAGATCCTGGTCAAGCCCGGCGCACAGAAGACCGACGGCTACCAGATCAGCCAAGGGCTTCTGCTGGACGAGGGCAGCCAGTTCCTCGCCAAGCCCGAGCTGGAAATCTATGCCGACGACGTGAAGTGCTCGCATGGCTCGACCACCGGTGCGCTGGACGAGACGGCGATGTTCTACCTGCGCTCGCGCGGCGTGCCCAGGGAACAGGCCATCGTGCTGCTGGTCCTGTCCTTCCTGGCCGATGCGCTGGCCGAGATCGAGAATGACGGGTTGCGCGACGCCATCCTGGTCCGGCTGGACGAATGGCTGACCAGCCGCGCCCGGGGGTGA
- the sufC gene encoding Fe-S cluster assembly ATPase SufC has protein sequence MLEIKNLHVKLEDEDKQILNGVDLTVPAGEVHAIMGPNGSGKSTLSYVLSGRDGYQVTEGEASLDGHDLLDMEPEERASAGLFLAFQYPVEIPGVGNLTFLRTALNAQRKARDEEELSSAEFLKLVREKAKTLKIDGEMLKRPVNVGFSGGEKKRNEILQMAMLEPRMCILDETDSGLDVDAMRLVAEGVNALRSPERSFLVITHYQRLLDHIKPDVVHIMSAGRIVKTGGPELALEVEQNGYGDLLAEVG, from the coding sequence ATGCTGGAAATCAAGAACCTGCACGTCAAACTTGAAGACGAGGACAAGCAGATCCTGAACGGCGTCGACCTGACCGTGCCGGCGGGCGAGGTCCATGCGATCATGGGCCCGAACGGTTCGGGCAAGTCGACCCTGTCCTATGTGCTGTCGGGCCGCGACGGCTATCAGGTGACCGAGGGCGAGGCGAGCCTCGACGGCCACGACCTCTTGGACATGGAGCCCGAGGAGCGCGCGAGCGCCGGCCTGTTCCTGGCCTTCCAGTATCCGGTCGAGATCCCCGGCGTCGGCAACCTGACCTTCCTGCGCACGGCGCTGAATGCGCAGCGCAAGGCGCGCGACGAGGAAGAGCTCAGCTCGGCCGAGTTCCTGAAGCTGGTGCGCGAAAAGGCCAAGACGCTGAAGATCGACGGCGAGATGCTGAAGCGCCCGGTGAACGTCGGCTTCTCGGGCGGCGAGAAGAAGCGCAACGAGATCCTGCAGATGGCCATGCTGGAGCCGCGCATGTGCATCCTGGACGAGACCGATTCGGGCCTGGACGTGGACGCCATGCGGCTGGTTGCCGAGGGCGTGAACGCGCTGCGCTCGCCCGAGCGCAGCTTCCTGGTCATCACCCATTACCAGCGCCTGCTGGACCATATCAAACCGGACGTGGTCCACATCATGTCGGCCGGCCGCATCGTCAAGACCGGCGGCCCCGAGCTGGCGCTGGAGGTCGAGCAGAACGGCTATGGCGACCTGCTGGCGGAGGTCGGCTGA
- the sufB gene encoding Fe-S cluster assembly protein SufB, whose amino-acid sequence MSVETGEAIEVREGVDRETVETVQNMGSYKYGWDTEIEMDYAPKGINEDIVRLISEKNAEPEWMLEWRLAAFRRWQTMVEPKWAMLNYPVIDYQDQYYYARPKSMAVKPKSLDEVDPKLLATYEKLGIPLKEQMILAGVEGADEAPAEGRRVAVDAVFDSVSVGTTFKDELAKAGVIFCSISEAIREHPELVKKYLGSVVPQSDNFFATLNSAVFSDGSFVYVPPGTRCPMELSTYFRINAENTGQFERTLIIADKGAYVSYLEGCTAPKRDVAQLHAAVVEIVILEDAEVKYSTVQNWFPGDEEGKGGIYNFVTKRADCREARAKVMWTQVETGSAITWKYPSCILRGEESQGEFYSIAIANNMQQADTGTKMIHLGKNTRSRIVSKGISAGKAQNTYRGLVSMHPRATNSRNYTQCDSLLIGDQCGAHTVPYIEVKNTSSRVEHEATTSKVDDDQLFYCRARGIDEEAAVALVVNGFCREVLQALPMEFAMEAQSLVAISLEGSVG is encoded by the coding sequence ATGTCTGTTGAGACCGGCGAGGCCATCGAAGTCCGCGAGGGCGTAGACCGCGAGACCGTCGAGACCGTCCAGAACATGGGGTCTTACAAATACGGCTGGGACACCGAGATCGAGATGGACTATGCCCCCAAGGGCATCAACGAGGACATCGTCCGGCTGATCTCGGAAAAGAACGCCGAGCCGGAGTGGATGCTGGAATGGCGCCTGGCCGCCTTTCGCCGCTGGCAGACCATGGTCGAGCCGAAATGGGCGATGCTGAATTATCCGGTGATCGACTATCAGGACCAGTATTACTATGCCCGCCCGAAAAGCATGGCGGTGAAGCCCAAGTCGCTGGACGAGGTCGACCCGAAGCTGCTGGCCACCTATGAAAAGCTGGGCATCCCGCTGAAGGAACAGATGATCCTGGCGGGCGTCGAGGGCGCCGACGAGGCCCCGGCCGAGGGCCGCCGCGTCGCGGTCGACGCGGTCTTCGACAGCGTCAGCGTCGGCACCACCTTCAAGGACGAGCTGGCCAAGGCCGGCGTCATCTTCTGCTCGATCAGCGAGGCGATCCGCGAGCATCCCGAGCTGGTGAAGAAATACCTCGGCTCGGTCGTGCCGCAATCGGACAATTTCTTCGCCACGCTGAACTCGGCGGTCTTCTCGGACGGCAGCTTCGTCTATGTGCCGCCGGGCACGCGCTGCCCGATGGAGCTTTCGACCTATTTCCGCATCAATGCCGAAAATACCGGCCAGTTCGAGCGCACGCTGATCATCGCCGACAAGGGCGCCTATGTCAGCTATCTGGAAGGCTGCACCGCGCCCAAGCGCGACGTGGCGCAGCTGCACGCGGCGGTTGTGGAAATCGTCATCCTCGAGGATGCCGAGGTGAAATATTCCACCGTGCAGAACTGGTTCCCCGGCGACGAGGAAGGCAAGGGCGGCATCTACAACTTCGTCACCAAGCGCGCCGATTGCCGCGAGGCCCGCGCCAAGGTGATGTGGACGCAGGTGGAAACCGGCAGCGCGATCACCTGGAAATACCCCTCCTGCATCCTGCGCGGCGAGGAAAGCCAGGGCGAGTTCTATTCCATCGCCATCGCCAACAACATGCAGCAGGCGGATACCGGGACCAAGATGATCCATCTTGGCAAGAACACCCGCTCGCGCATTGTTTCCAAAGGAATTTCTGCCGGAAAGGCGCAGAACACCTATCGCGGCCTGGTGTCGATGCACCCGCGCGCCACCAACAGCCGCAACTATACGCAATGCGACAGCCTGTTGATCGGCGATCAATGCGGCGCCCATACCGTCCCCTATATCGAGGTGAAGAATACCTCGTCCCGGGTGGAGCACGAGGCGACGACTTCGAAGGTGGACGACGACCAGCTGTTCTATTGCCGCGCCCGCGGCATCGACGAGGAGGCCGCCGTGGCGCTGGTGGTGAACGGCTTCTGCCGCGAGGTCTTGCAGGCCCTGCCGATGGAATTCGCCATGGAGGCGCAATCGCTGGTGGCGATCAGCCTCGAAGGCTCGGTCGGATGA
- a CDS encoding cysteine desulfurase family protein, protein MNRVYLDWNATAPLRPEARAAMLEASEIVGNPSSVHAEGRAAKSALERAREEIATALGAEGADVIFTSGATESAALILGGRDLACAGVEHAAVLAWCREVLQVDAAGAVAVPDPAGATLQLANAETGVIQDLPEGLAVSDMTQAFGKVPFAFNWLGIQAGFVSAHKLGGPRGIGALVVRRGTEIEARIKGGGQEQGRRAGTENLIGILGFAAAAKAAQNDLDQGIGEKIGEIRDSLMGALESRTEMVTFPGRESRRLPNTLSILTPGWRGETQVMQMDLAGFAVSAGSACSSGKVRPSSVLTAMGIAPEWAGDAIRVSIGPTTDPRDVQRFADAWLAAHDRWRQRNDQRETAGRV, encoded by the coding sequence ATGAACAGGGTCTATCTGGACTGGAACGCCACCGCCCCGCTGCGCCCCGAGGCGCGCGCGGCGATGCTGGAGGCGAGCGAGATCGTCGGCAACCCCTCCTCGGTCCATGCCGAGGGGCGGGCGGCGAAATCGGCGCTGGAGCGCGCGCGCGAGGAGATCGCCACGGCACTGGGGGCCGAGGGCGCGGATGTCATCTTCACCTCGGGCGCGACGGAAAGCGCGGCCTTGATCCTGGGCGGGCGCGACCTGGCCTGCGCCGGGGTCGAGCATGCGGCCGTGCTGGCCTGGTGCCGCGAGGTCTTGCAGGTCGATGCGGCGGGCGCCGTCGCGGTGCCCGACCCGGCCGGGGCCACGCTGCAGCTCGCCAATGCCGAGACCGGGGTGATCCAGGACCTGCCCGAGGGGCTGGCGGTCAGCGACATGACTCAGGCCTTCGGGAAAGTTCCCTTTGCCTTCAACTGGCTGGGCATTCAGGCGGGCTTCGTCTCGGCCCATAAGCTGGGCGGGCCGCGCGGCATCGGCGCGCTGGTCGTGCGGCGCGGCACCGAGATCGAGGCGCGGATCAAGGGCGGCGGCCAGGAACAGGGCCGCCGCGCCGGGACCGAGAACCTGATCGGCATTCTGGGCTTTGCAGCGGCCGCAAAGGCGGCGCAGAATGATCTGGATCAAGGAATCGGGGAAAAAATCGGCGAAATCCGCGATTCACTGATGGGTGCTCTGGAATCCCGGACAGAAATGGTTACATTTCCGGGGCGCGAATCCCGCCGCCTGCCGAATACATTGTCGATCCTGACGCCGGGATGGCGCGGAGAGACGCAGGTGATGCAGATGGACCTCGCCGGATTTGCCGTTTCGGCAGGCTCGGCCTGTTCCTCGGGCAAGGTCCGGCCAAGCTCCGTCCTGACGGCCATGGGAATCGCGCCGGAATGGGCGGGCGATGCGATCCGCGTCTCGATCGGTCCGACAACGGACCCTCGGGACGTTCAGCGTTTCGCGGATGCCTGGCTGGCGGCGCACGACCGCTGGCGGCAAAGGAATGATCAGCGGGAGACCGCGGGAAGGGTGTGA
- the coaBC gene encoding bifunctional phosphopantothenoylcysteine decarboxylase/phosphopantothenate--cysteine ligase CoaBC: protein MQGSRILLIVGGGIAAFKIPELIRMIRREGGAVVPVLTKAGAEFVTPLTLSSLAESPCHTALFDLTRESEMGHIQLSRAADLVVVAPATADLLAKMAAGLAGDLASTLLLATDKPVLVAPAMNVRMWQHPATQRNLDTLENDGIRLIGPDEGDMACGEYGPGRMAEPEAILAAIRSALGHDRPLRLPPEAVVSLPQRVLTGRHVIVTSGPTHEPIDPVRYIANRSSGAQGTAIAAALRDLGARVSFVTGPAEVPPPEGVEVIAVETAREMREAVEDALPADAAVMAAAVADWHVANARNGKIKKDGSGQLPELQFAENPDILAWISQLRQGRPELVVGFAAETDDVLANATAKLMRKGCDWIVANDVSPSTGIMGGAENAVTLISAAGTESWPRLGKDEVARRLAARLADALNHAGDTLPGDRA from the coding sequence ATGCAGGGCAGCCGCATATTGCTGATCGTCGGCGGGGGAATCGCCGCCTTCAAGATCCCCGAGCTGATCCGCATGATCCGGCGCGAGGGCGGCGCGGTGGTGCCGGTGCTGACCAAGGCCGGGGCCGAGTTCGTAACGCCGCTGACGCTGTCGTCGCTGGCGGAATCGCCGTGCCACACCGCGCTTTTCGACCTGACCCGCGAATCCGAGATGGGCCATATCCAGCTGTCGCGCGCCGCCGACCTGGTCGTGGTGGCGCCGGCGACCGCGGACCTGCTGGCGAAGATGGCGGCGGGGCTCGCGGGCGACCTGGCTTCGACCCTGCTGCTGGCGACCGACAAGCCGGTGCTGGTGGCGCCGGCGATGAACGTGCGCATGTGGCAGCATCCGGCGACGCAGCGCAACCTCGATACGCTGGAGAACGACGGCATCCGGCTCATTGGTCCGGACGAGGGCGACATGGCCTGCGGCGAATACGGCCCCGGCCGCATGGCCGAGCCCGAGGCGATCCTCGCGGCGATCCGCAGCGCGCTTGGCCATGACCGGCCGCTGCGCCTGCCGCCCGAGGCGGTGGTGTCGCTGCCGCAGCGGGTGCTGACCGGGCGGCATGTCATCGTGACCTCGGGCCCGACGCATGAGCCGATCGACCCGGTGCGCTATATCGCCAACCGCTCGAGCGGTGCCCAGGGCACGGCGATTGCCGCGGCGCTGCGCGACCTGGGCGCGCGGGTGAGCTTCGTCACCGGCCCGGCCGAGGTGCCGCCGCCGGAGGGCGTCGAGGTGATCGCCGTCGAGACCGCACGCGAGATGCGCGAGGCGGTCGAGGATGCGCTGCCCGCCGATGCCGCCGTGATGGCCGCCGCCGTTGCCGACTGGCATGTCGCCAATGCCCGCAACGGCAAGATCAAGAAGGACGGCTCGGGCCAGTTGCCCGAGCTGCAATTCGCCGAGAACCCGGACATCCTGGCCTGGATCAGCCAGCTGCGCCAGGGCCGGCCCGAGCTGGTCGTGGGCTTTGCCGCCGAGACCGACGATGTGCTGGCCAACGCCACCGCCAAGCTGATGCGCAAGGGCTGCGACTGGATCGTGGCGAATGACGTGAGCCCCTCGACCGGCATCATGGGCGGGGCCGAGAATGCGGTGACGCTGATCTCGGCCGCCGGGACGGAAAGCTGGCCGCGGCTTGGCAAGGACGAGGTGGCGCGCCGGCTGGCCGCGCGGCTGGCCGATGCCTTGAACCATGCGGGCGACACCTTGCCGGGGGATCGGGCATGA